Within the Channa argus isolate prfri chromosome 12, Channa argus male v1.0, whole genome shotgun sequence genome, the region agagaccaacaacaaccacaacaggtgagacaaccacaacagctgagacacccacaacaaccacaacagagacaaccacaacaaccacaacagctgagacaaccacaacaactgagacacccacaacaaccacaacaacagagacacccacaagaACTACAGCAACTGAGACACCCagaacaaccacaacagagacacccacaacaaccacagtaACGGAGACACCAagaactacaacaacagagacacccacaaaaaccacaacaactgagacacccacaacaaacacaacaactaggagaccaacaacaacaactgagacaaccacaacaagtgagacacccacaacaaccaaaactgagacacccacaacaaccacaacaacagagacatccacaacaaccacaacaactgagacacccacgaCAACCACAACAGTGACACCCACAatagagacacctacaacaaacccaacaacagagacacccacaacaacaacagcaactgaGAAacctacaacaacagagacacccacaacaaccacaacaactgagacaccaacaactgcaacaacagagagaccaacaacaaccacaacaggtgagacaaccacaacagctgagacacccacaacaaccacaacaaccacaacagctgagacaaccacaacaactgagacacccacaacaaccacaacaacagagacacccacaagaACTACAGCAACTGAGACACCCagaacaaccacaacagagacacccacaacaaccacagtaACGGAGACACCAagaactacaacaacagagacaaccacaaaaaccaaaacaactgagacacccacgacaaacacaacaactgagacaaccacaacaagtgagacacccacaacaaccaaaactgagacacccacaacaaccacaacaacagagacatccacaacaaccacaacaactgagacacccacgaCAACCACAACAGTGACACCCACAatagagacacctacaacaaacccaacaacagagacacccacaacaactgagactccaacaactacaaccacagagacacccacaacaaccacaacagagacaaccacaacaactgagacaaccacaacaacacaaacaccaacaacaaccagaACAGAGACActcacaacaaccacaacagctgagCCAagcacaacaactgagacacccataacaaccacaacaacagagacactcccaacaacaacagagacaaccacaacaaaaacagagacacctacTACAACCACGACAACtaagacacccacaacaaccacaacagagacacccacaaacaccacaacagctgagacaacaaaaaaaactgagacacccacaacaaccacaacaacagacacatccacaacaaacacaacaactgaaacaatcacaacaacagagacacccacaacagagacacccacaacaaccacaacaagtgAACCAatcacaacaactgagacacccacaacaaccacaacagagacacccacaacaaccacaacaacagagacacccacaccaactacaacaactgagaaacccacaacaacagagacacccacaacagagacacccacaacaaccacaaccgaaacaaaaacaaccacaactgaaacacccacaacaaccacaactgaatcaaccacaactgagacacccacaacaaccacaacaactgagacacccacaaaaaccacaacaactgagggaccaacaacaactgagatacCCACGACAACCACAACacctgagacaaccacaacaagtgAGACAACCACAATAACCACAACTAAAACaatcacaacagagacacccttgacaaccacaacagctgagacaaccacaacaactgatacacccacaataaccacaaaagagacacccacaacaactgagacaactgagacaactacaacaacagagtcacctacaacaaccacaacagctgagaaacccacaacaacagacacacccacaacagagacacctacaacaaccacaacaactgaaacaatcacaacaactgagacacccacaacaaccacaactgaatcaaccacaactgagacacccacaacaattacaacaactgagacacccacaacaaccacaacaactgagacacccacaacaaccacaacaactaagggaccaacaacaactgagatacCTACGACAACCACAACacctgagacaaccacaacaagtgAGACAACCAcaataaccacaacagagacaccgacaaaaaccacaacaactgaaacaccaacaacaacaactgagatacCCACGACAACCACAAcgactgagacacccacaacaaccacaacagagacaccaacaacaaccacaacaacagagacacgcACAATaaccagaacaactgagacacccacaataaacacaaaagagacacccacaacaactgagacaactaagacaactacaacaacagagtcacccacaacaaccacaacaactgaaacaatcacaacaactgagacacccacaacaaccacaactgaaacaacaacaaccacaactgaaacacccacaacaaccacaactgagacacccacaacaacctcaacaactgagacacccacaacaaccacaacaactgagggaCCAAGAACAACTGAGATACCCAGGACAACCACAACacctgagacaaccacaacaagtgAGACAACCGcaataaccacaacagagacaccgacaaaaaccacaacaaaagagacacccacaacaacaacagagatacccacaacaaccacaacagagacactcacaacaaacacaacagagacactCACAACTACCACAACAGCTGCTCCAagcacaacaactgagacacccataacaaccacaacaacaaagacactcccaacaacaacagagacaaccacaacaaaaacagagacacctactacaaccacaacaactaagacacccacaacaaccacaacagagacaccctcaaaaaccacaacagctgAGACAACCAAAAAatctgagacacccacaacaacagagacacccacaacaaccacaaaagaGAAAcctacaacaaacacaacagagacacccacaacaaccacaacaactgagacaaccacaacaacacagacaccaacaacaaccacaacagagacaccgacaacaaccacaaactctgagacaaccacaaaatctgagacacccacaacaaccacaacaacagagacacccacaacaacaacagagatacccacaacaaccacaacagagacactcacaacaaccacaacagctgagCCAagcacaacaactgagacacccataacaaccacaacaacagagacactcccaacaacaacagagacaaccacaacaaaaacagagacacctacTACAACCACGACAACtaagacacccacaacaaccacaacagagacacccacaaacaccacaacagctgagacaacaaaaaaaactgagacacccacaacaaccacaacaacagacacatccacaacaaacacaacaactgaaacaatcacaacaacagagacacccacaacagagacacccacaacaaccacaacaactgaaacaatcacaacaactgagacacccacaacaaccacaacagagacacccacaacaaccacaacaacagagacacccacaccaaccacaacaactgagaaacccacaacaacagagacacccacaacagagacacccacaacaaccacaaccgaaacaaaaacaaccacaactgaaacacccacaacaaccacaactgaatcaaccacaactgagacacccacaacaaccacaacaactgagacatccacaataaccacaacaactgagggaccaacaacaactgagatacCCACGACAACCACAACacctgagacaaccacaacaagtgAGACAACCACAATAACCACAACTAAAACaatcacaacagagacacccttgacaaccacaacagctgagacaaccacaacaactgatacacccacaataaccacaaaagagacacccacaacaactgagacaactgagacaactacaacaacagagtcacctacaacaaccacaacagctgagaaacccacaacaacagagacacccacaacagagacacctacaacaaccacaacaactgaaacaataacaacaactgagacacccacaacaaccacaactgaatcaaccacaactgagacacccacaacaattacaacaactgagacacccacaacaaccacaacaactgagacacccacaacaaccacaacaactaagggaccaacaacaactgagatacctacgacaaccacaacaagtgagacaaccacaacaacaacaacgactgagacacccacaacaaccacaacagagacacccacaacaaccacaacaacagagacacgcACAACaaccagaacaactgagacacccccaataaacacaaaagagacacccacaacaactgagacaactaagacaactacaacaacagagttacccacaacaaccacaacaactgagaaacccacaacaacagagacacccacaacaaagacacccacaacaactaccacaactgaaacaatcacaacaactgagacacccacaacaaccacaactgaaacaaaaacaaccacaactgaaaaacccacaacaaccacaagtgagacacccacaacaaccacaacaactgagacacccacaacaaccacaacaactgagggaCCAAGAACAACTGAGATACCCAGGACAACCACAACAcatgagacaaccacaacaagtgAGACAACCGcaataaccacaacagagacaccgacaaaaaccacaacaaaagagacaccaacaacaacaactgagatacccacgacaaccacaactgagacaaccacaacgactgagacacccacaacaacaacaacagagacacccacaacaaccacaacaaaagagacaccaacaacaaccaccacaactgagaaaactaaaactgaaacacccacaacaaccaaaacaattgagacacccacaaaaaccacaacaactgagacaaccacaataacagagacaccaacaacaaccacaacaacagagacacccataACAACCACAATAGCTGAGAcatccacaacaaccacaacaactgagagaccaacaacaacaactgagacacccacgaCAACCACAAAAAGTGAGACAACCACAAGTgatacaaccacaacaaccacaacagagacactctcaataaccacaacaactgacacagcaacaacaacaactgagacacccacaacaactaagacaaccacaacaacagagacacctacaacaaccacaacaacagagacacccacaacaaccacaacaactgagacacccacaacaaccacaacaactgagacacccacaacaacaactgagacacccacgaCAAGCACAAAAAgtgagacaacaacaacaagtgatacaaccacaacaaccacaacagagacacccacaacaaccacaacaactgagacaactaaaactgaaacacccacaacaaccacaacaatagagacacccacaacaaaaacagagacacccacaacaacaaaagagacacccacaacaacaacaacaactgagacaccaacgacaaccacaacaactaaGACAACCACAAcgactgagacacccacaacaacaacaacagagacacccacaacaaccacaacaatagagacacccacaacaacaacagagacacccacaacaacaaaagagacacccacaacaacttcaacaactgagacaccaacgaCAACCACAActactgagacaaccacaacgactgagacacccacaacaacaacaacagacacacccacaacaaccacaacaactgacacaactagaactgaaacacccacaacaaccacaacagcagagacacccacaacaacaacagagacacccacaacaaccacaacaaatgagacaactacaacaacaaaagagacacaaacaacaacgacaacaactgagacacccacaacacccacaacaacagagacacccacaaaaacaactgagataaccacaacaaccacaacaactgagagacCAACAACAATAACTGAGACACCCACGACAACCACAAAAagtgagacaaccacaacaagtgatacaaccacaacaaccacaccagagacacccacaacaaccacaaccagTGAgacaactaaaactgaaacacccacaaaaaccacaacaacagagactcccacaacaaccacaacagctgacacaactacaactgaaacacccacaacaaccacaacaacagagacacccacaacaacaacagagaaaccCACAACAacgacaaaaacagagacacccacaacaaccacaacaactgagagaccaacaacaactgagacaccaatgacaaccacaacaactgagacaaccacaatgactgagacacccacaacaaccacaacagagatacccacaacaaccacaacaactgagacacccacaacaaccacaacaactgagggaCCAAGAACAACTGAGATACCCAGGACAACCACAACACATGAGACAACCACAACCAGTGAGACAACCGcaataaccacaacagagacaccgacaaaaaccacaacaaaagagacaccaacaacaacaactgagatacccacaacaaccacaacaactgagagaccaacaacaacaactgagacacccacgaCAACCACAAAAagtgagacaaccacaacaagtgatacaaccacaacaaccacaccagagacacccacaacaaccacaacaagtgagacaactaaaactgaaacacccacaaaaaccacaacaacagagactcccacaacaaccacaacagctgacacaactaccactgaaacacccacaacaaccacaacaacagagacacccacaacaacaacagagaaaccCACAACAacgacaaaaacagagacacccacaacaaccacaacaactgagagaccaacaacaactgagacaccaatgacaaccacaacaactgagacaaccacaatgactgagacacccacaacaaccacaacagagatacccacaacaaccacaacaacagagacacccacaacaactgagagaccaacaacaactgagacaccaatgacaaccacaacaactgagacaaccacaatgactgagacacccacaacaaccacaacagagatacccacaacaaccacaacaacagagacacccacaacaaccacaacaactgagggaCCAAGAACAACTGAGATACCCAGGACAACCACAACAcatgagacaaccacaacaagtgAGACAACCGcaataaccacaacagagacaccgacaaaaaccacaacaaaagagacaccaacaacaacaactgagatacccacgacaaccacaactgagacaaccacaacgactgagacacccacaacaacaacaacagagacacccacaacaaccacaacaaaagagacaccaacaacaaccaccacaactgagaaaactaaaactgaaacacccacaacaaccaaaacaattgagacacccacaaaaaccacaacaactgagacaaccacaattacagagacaccaacaacaaccacaacaacagagacacccataacaaccacaacagctgagacacccacaacaacagagacacccacaacaacaacagagacacccacaacaaccacaacaactgagactccaacaactacaacaacagagactcgcacaacaaccacaaactctgagacaacaacaacttcatcaacagagacacccacaacaaccacaacaaatgtgaaacccataacaacagagacacccacaacagagacacccacaacaaccacaacaactgaaacaaccacaactactgagacacccacaacaaccacatcTGAAGCAatcacaactgagacacccacaacaatcacaacagagacacccacgacaaccacaacagctcagacaaccacaacaactgagacacccacaataaccacaaaagagacacccacaacaactgagacacccacaacaagcACATCTGAAACAatcacaactgagacacccacaacaacaacagaaatacccacaacaaccacaacaaagaCGCCCACGACAACTACAACagctgagacaaccacaacaactgagacacctacaacaaccacaacaactgcgACACCCAAAACAAGtgagacaaccacaaccaccacaacagagacacccacaacaaccacaacaacagagacacccacaacaaccacaacaactgagacaactaaaactgaaacacccacaacaaccaaaagaactgagacacccacaagtacctcaacaactgagacaaccacaacaacagagacacccacaaaaaccacaacaacagaaacacccaaAATAACCATAACAAcggagacacccacaacaaccacaacaacggagacacccacaaaaaccacaacaactgaaacaaccacaacaactgagacacccacaacaaccacagctgaaataatcacaactgagacacccacaataaccacaacaacagagacacccacaacaacaacagagatacccacaacaatcacaacaaaGACGCCCacgacaaccacaacagctgagacaaccacaacaactgatacTCCCACGACAACCAcgacagagacacccacaacaaccacaacaaccgagacacccacaacaaccacaacaacagagacacccacaaaaacaacagagagaaccacaacaacagagatccccacaacaactgagacacccacagcaacaacaacaacaaaggcacctacaacaaccacaacaaccgagacacccacaacaacaacaacaactgagacacaaacaagaaccacaacagaaacacccacaacaaccataacaactgagacacccacaacaacagagacacccacaacaactgacacatccacaacaaccacaacaacaaagaaacccacaacagagacacctacaacaaccacaacaattgagacacccacaacaaccacaacaactgagacacccacaacaacaacagagaaaaccacaacaactgagacacccacaacaaccacaacaaaaccaaccacaaaaacagagacgcccacaacaaccacaacagagacactcacaacaataaaaactgagacaccaacaacatcaATTGAGACACCCACGACAACtactacaactgagacaaccacaacaactgatacTCCCacgacaaccacaacagagacaaccacaaaaacaacagagagaaccacaacaacagagatccccacaataaccacaacaactgagacacccacaacaacaacagaaacacccacaacaactgagacatccacaacaaccacaacaacaaagaagcccacaacaactgagacatccacaacaaccacaacaacaaagaaacccACAACAGAGACATCTACAACAAACACAACTattgagacacccacaacaaccacaacaaccacaacaactgagacacccacaacaaccacaacaacagagacacccacaacaacaccagagaaaaccacaacaactgagacacccacaacaaccacaacagaaacaaccacaacaaccacaaaaacagagacacccacaacaaccacaactgagacacccacgaCAACTACAACAACTAAGACAACCATAACAACTGATACTCCCacgacaaccacaacagagagaCCCACAACCACTGAGAcatccacaacaaccacaacaacaaagacacccactacagagacacctacaacaaccacaacaattgagacacccacaacaaccacaacaaccacaacaactgagacacccgcaacaaccacaacagagacacccacaacaacaacaacaacagagacacccacaacaacaacagagaaaaccacaacatctgagacacctacaacaaccacaacacaaacaacaacaacaaatactgagacacccacaagaGCCATAACAACAGAGcaacccacaacaaccacaacagagacactcacaacaacaataaaaactgagacaccaacaacaacaactgagacaaccacaacaactgatacTCCCACGACAACCACGACAGAGACacccaaaacaaccacaacaaccgagacacccacaacaaccacaacaacagagacacccacaaaaacaacagagagaaccacaacaacagagatccccacaacaaccacaacaactgagacacccacaacaacaaccacaacaacagagacacccacaacttCCACAAATACTGAGAcacccaaaacaacaacaacaactgagaaaccgacaacaaccacaataactgagacacccacaacaaccacaacaactgagacacctacaacaacaacaacaacaacaactgagacacctacaacaaccacaacaagtgacacacctacaacaaccacaacaacggaaacacccacaacaaccacaacagaaacaaccacaacaaccacaaaaacagagacacccacaacaaccacaactgagacacccacgaCAACTACAACAACTAAGACAACCATAACAACTGATACTCCCacgacaaccacaacagagagaCCCACAACCACTGAGAcatccacaacaaccacaacaacaaagacacccactacagagacacctacaacaaccacaacaattgagacacccacaacaaccacaacaaccacaacaactgagacacccgcaacaaccacaacagagacacccacaacaacaacaacaacagagacacccacaacaacaacagagaaaaccacaacatctgagacacctacaacaaccacaacacaaacaacaacaacaaatactgagacacccacaagaGCCATAACAACAGAGcaacccacaacaaccacaacagagacactcacaacaacaataaaaactgagacaccaacaacaacaactgagacaaccacaacaactgatacTCCCACGACAACCACGACAGAGACacccaaaacaaccacaacaaccgagacacccacaacaaccacaacaacagagacacccacaaaaacaacagagagaaccacaacaacagagatccccacaacaaccacaacaactgagacacccacaacaacaaccacaacaacagaggcaCCCACAACTTCCACAAatactgagacacccacaacaacaacaacaactgagaaaccaacaacaaccacaataactgaaacaatcacaacaactgagacacccacaacaaccacaactgaaacaacaacaaccacaactgaaacacccacaacaaccacaactgagacacccacaacaacctcaacaactgagacacccacaacaaccacaacaactgggGGACCAAGAACAACTGTGATACCCAGGACAACCACAACacctgagacaaccacaacaagtgAGACAACCGcaataaccacaacagagacaccgacaaaaaccacaacaaaagagacacccacaacaacaacagagatacccacaacaaccacaacagagacactcacaacaaacacaacagagacactCACAACTACCACAACAGCTGCGCCAagcacaacaactgagacacccataacaaccacaacaacaaagacactcccaacaacaacagagacaaccacaacaaaaacagagacacctactacaaccacaacaactaagacacccacaacaaccacaacagagacaccctcaaaaaccacaacagctgAGACAACCAAAAAatctgagacacccacaacaaccacaatcacagacacacccacaacaaacacaacaactgagacacccacaactaCCACAACAGAGAGACCCACGACAACCACGACAGCTGAGACAACAAGTGAGAACCTCACAACAACCACAACGACTgggacacccacaacaaccacaacagagacacccacaacaaccacaacaacagagacacccacaccaaccacaacaactgagaaacccacaacaacagagacacccacaacagagacacccacaacaaccacaaccgaaacaaaaacaaccacaactgaaacacccacaacaaccacaactgaatcaaccacaactgagacacccacaacaaccacaacaactgagacacccacaaaaaccacaacaactgagggaccaacaacaactgagatacCCACGACAACCACAACacctgagacaaccacaacaagtgAGACAACCACAATAACCACAACTAAAACaatcacaacagagacacccttgacaaccacaacagctgagacaaccacaacaactgatacacccacaataaccacaaaagagacacccacaacaactgagacaactgagacaactacaacaacagagtcacctacaacaaccacaacagctgagaaacccacaacaacagagacacccacaacagagacacctacaacaaccacaacaactgaaacaataacaacaactgagacacccacaacaaccacaactgaatcaaccacaactgagacacccacaacaattacaacaactgagacacccacaacaaccacaacaactgagacacccacaacaaccacaacaactaagggaccaacaacaactgagatacctacgacaaccacaacaagtgagacaaccacaacaacaa harbors:
- the LOC137137140 gene encoding mucin-2-like, with amino-acid sequence TESTTTETPTTTTTTETSTITTTTEGPTTTEIPTTTTTPETTTTSETTTITTTKTITTETPLTTTTAETTTTTDTPTITTKETPTTTETTETTTTTESPTTTTTAEKPTTTETPTTETPTTTTTTETITTTETPTTTTTESTTTETPTTITTTETPTTTTTTETPTTTTTTKGPTTTEIPTTTTTSETTTTTTTTETPTTTTTETPTTTTTTETRTTTRTTETPPINTKETPTTTETTKTTTTTELPTTTTTTEKPTTTETPTTKTPTTTTTTETITTTETPTTTTTETKTTTTEKPTTTTSETPTTTTTTETPTTTTTTEGPRTTEIPRTTTTHETTTTSETTAITTTETPTKTTTKETPTTTTEIPTTTTTETTTTTETPTTTTTETPTTTTTKETPTTTTTTEKTKTETPTTTKTIETPTKTTTTETTTITETPTTTTTTETPITTTIAETSTTTTTTERPTTTTETPTTTTKNTHNNNNRDTHNNHNNRDTHNNNRDTHNNKRDTHNNFNN